Proteins co-encoded in one Nonlabens agnitus genomic window:
- a CDS encoding HTTM domain-containing protein, with protein sequence MRATLNSWLFKQVDNSALVAFRIIFGLLLACEAFGSIATGMVRRQFIEPEFTFTFIGFEFLEPLPGNWMYVFYSVMGVAGLMVMVGYKYRIAITYYAITWTYVYLLQKSSYNNHCYLLMLLNYIMIFLPAHRSVSVDSTIDPSIKREHMSRGIYVFIIGLIWIVYAYATVAKFYPDWLDGSFPRYLMSTRGKNWDILQYEWAHEAIKYFGLTFDLLIVPFLLWKRTRWIAVAASIFFHLFNSVVFKIGIFPYMALSFLFFFFSVQKVHQWFLWKKPFYDKGEIIVPKYRNVILAAGSIFLVVMLLLPLRHWTIKDDVFWTEEGHRLSWRMMLRSRTGRATFIVQNKDTGDRSIVNLSNYLSSKQERSVQSKPDFMWQFAQKLKQEYKAKGEDIAVYIDAQVGINGRRPSQFTDPTVDIAATEWDQFKHHEWILPSPGYDRPKPPSK encoded by the coding sequence ATGCGAGCAACTCTTAATTCGTGGCTGTTTAAACAGGTAGATAATTCTGCTCTGGTCGCTTTTAGAATCATTTTTGGGTTGCTCTTGGCTTGTGAGGCTTTTGGATCCATTGCAACCGGAATGGTAAGACGCCAGTTTATAGAGCCTGAATTTACATTTACGTTCATAGGTTTTGAGTTTTTGGAACCGCTGCCCGGCAATTGGATGTATGTTTTTTACAGTGTCATGGGCGTTGCTGGTCTTATGGTAATGGTAGGTTATAAATACCGCATCGCCATTACCTACTATGCCATTACTTGGACTTATGTGTATTTGTTGCAAAAATCCAGCTATAATAACCACTGCTACCTATTGATGCTGCTCAATTATATTATGATTTTCTTGCCAGCGCATAGGTCGGTATCTGTGGACAGCACAATAGATCCAAGCATAAAAAGAGAACACATGTCGCGTGGTATCTATGTCTTTATCATAGGCTTGATATGGATCGTGTATGCATATGCTACGGTAGCCAAGTTTTATCCAGACTGGTTGGACGGCAGCTTCCCTAGATATTTGATGAGTACGCGTGGTAAGAACTGGGATATCCTTCAATATGAATGGGCGCATGAGGCGATAAAATATTTCGGGTTGACGTTTGATTTATTGATCGTACCCTTTCTTTTGTGGAAAAGAACCAGATGGATCGCCGTTGCGGCATCGATTTTCTTTCACTTGTTCAACAGCGTGGTGTTCAAGATTGGAATCTTTCCCTATATGGCACTATCGTTCCTATTTTTTTTCTTTTCAGTACAAAAGGTGCACCAGTGGTTCTTATGGAAAAAACCATTTTATGATAAGGGCGAGATCATCGTTCCAAAATATCGCAATGTCATTCTTGCTGCTGGAAGTATTTTTCTTGTCGTGATGCTATTGTTACCTCTACGTCACTGGACTATAAAAGATGACGTTTTCTGGACTGAAGAAGGCCACCGATTAAGCTGGCGCATGATGCTGCGCAGCCGTACCGGTCGCGCAACGTTCATCGTTCAAAATAAGGATACAGGCGATCGCAGCATTGTGAACCTTAGCAATTACTTGTCAAGTAAACAGGAAAGATCTGTACAAAGCAAGCCCGATTTTATGTGGCAATTTGCACAAAAACTAAAACAGGAATACAAAGCAAAAGGCGAGGATATTGCGGTTTACATTGACGCTCAAGTAGGCATTAATGGTAGGCGTCCCTCACAATTTACAGATCCTACTGTCGATATCGCCGCTACAGAATGGGACCAGTTCAAACACCATGAATGGATCCTACCGTCTCCTGGATATGATCGCCCAAAGCCACCAAGTAAGTAA
- a CDS encoding bifunctional riboflavin kinase/FAD synthetase, protein MTQTLSELNTYKNIDQYQAQKKAVVTIGTFDGVHYGHQQILKKMVDRARAEDLTTILLTFFPHPRMVLQPEYDLKLINTIDERVDLVAQTGVEHMIIHPFSKEFSRTSAKEYVKDILVDQLNAGVVVIGYDHHYGRNRSANITDLRKDAIEYGFELIEITKEEIDEVAVSSTKIRSAINDGDVQTANQYLSRNFSIHGTVVKGKQIGRTIGYPTANLKVAEKYKLIPKLGVYITSSIIDGETVYGMTNIGKNPTVTTSDGSITIETYYLDFNKDLYGQDMELFFHTRLRDEEKFESLEDLKKIMAQDELNTRTYASNS, encoded by the coding sequence GTGACTCAAACTTTAAGTGAATTGAACACCTATAAAAACATTGATCAATACCAGGCTCAAAAAAAAGCAGTGGTCACCATTGGCACATTTGACGGTGTACATTACGGTCACCAGCAAATCCTAAAAAAGATGGTGGATCGCGCCCGCGCAGAAGATCTCACGACCATCCTACTCACTTTTTTTCCACATCCCAGAATGGTACTGCAGCCAGAATATGACCTAAAACTCATAAACACTATTGATGAGCGTGTTGATCTAGTGGCCCAAACTGGTGTGGAGCACATGATCATACACCCGTTTTCCAAAGAATTCTCCAGAACATCTGCCAAGGAGTACGTCAAGGATATCCTGGTGGATCAACTTAATGCCGGTGTAGTCGTGATAGGTTATGACCACCATTATGGCCGCAATAGAAGTGCAAACATCACAGACCTGCGCAAAGATGCGATTGAATATGGTTTTGAACTGATTGAAATCACCAAGGAAGAAATTGATGAAGTTGCGGTGAGTAGCACTAAAATACGCAGCGCCATCAACGATGGCGACGTGCAAACGGCTAACCAGTACCTGAGCAGGAATTTTAGCATTCATGGCACCGTCGTCAAAGGAAAACAAATAGGCCGTACCATAGGATATCCAACCGCAAACCTCAAGGTTGCTGAAAAGTATAAGTTGATACCTAAACTGGGCGTTTATATCACGAGTAGTATCATCGATGGTGAGACTGTCTATGGTATGACAAACATTGGTAAAAATCCAACGGTCACCACATCTGATGGTAGCATTACCATAGAAACCTACTACCTGGACTTTAATAAAGACCTATACGGTCAAGACATGGAACTTTTCTTTCACACGCGATTGAGGGATGAAGAGAAGTTTGAGTCACTGGAAGACTTAAAAAAGATCATGGCTCAAGATGAATTGAACACGAGAACCTATGCGAGCAACTCTTAA
- the pth gene encoding aminoacyl-tRNA hydrolase has translation MKTLWNKWFGNSNSNDEPLQDDRMKKFLLVGLGNPGAKYAETRHNIGFKVLDHLAQEKEVTFETLKLGDVASTTHKGKSILLLKPNTFMNLSGKAIKYYMKQENIPKEQILVITDDLNLEFGTIRMKGKGSDGGHNGLKDTQVQLNTPNYPRLRFGISDAFSKGRQVDYVLGEWDDEERKSLQERIETAAAAALAFVHGGLANAMNQYNGK, from the coding sequence ATGAAAACCTTATGGAACAAATGGTTTGGAAATTCAAATTCCAACGATGAACCGCTACAAGACGATCGCATGAAAAAATTCCTACTGGTAGGTCTGGGAAATCCAGGAGCTAAGTATGCAGAAACGCGCCACAACATAGGCTTTAAGGTTCTGGACCATCTGGCACAAGAAAAAGAAGTTACTTTTGAGACCTTAAAACTGGGCGATGTGGCCAGCACCACACATAAGGGAAAATCCATACTGCTTCTCAAGCCCAATACCTTTATGAACCTTTCTGGCAAGGCCATAAAGTATTATATGAAGCAAGAGAATATTCCAAAAGAGCAAATTCTCGTCATTACAGACGACCTAAATCTAGAATTTGGCACCATACGCATGAAGGGAAAAGGTAGTGATGGCGGCCATAATGGACTTAAAGACACACAGGTCCAACTCAACACGCCTAACTATCCACGATTGAGATTTGGGATTTCAGATGCCTTTTCAAAAGGCAGACAGGTGGATTACGTACTAGGAGAATGGGATGATGAGGAGCGCAAATCCCTTCAGGAGCGCATAGAAACAGCAGCTGCCGCAGCGCTGGCCTTTGTACATGGTGGTCTCGCAAATGCCATGAACCAGTACAACGGTAAATAA
- a CDS encoding 50S ribosomal protein L25/general stress protein Ctc, whose protein sequence is MKSITINGSKRESVGKKATKALRNAGLVPCVIYGGDEPIHFSAEEKAFKDLIYTPDAHLVVIDLGKDGKFNAIAQDMQWHPVRELLLHADFYQIFDDKPVTMEVPVRSTGTARGVLNGGVLRRNLRKLRVKALPGNLPDFITMDISNMKIGHKKYVRDLRVDEYEIMHADNIVVLMVKNSRTAVADTDDDEDVPADEVPATEVNDEAAVKEGTDE, encoded by the coding sequence ATGAAATCAATCACGATCAACGGATCTAAAAGAGAAAGCGTGGGCAAAAAGGCAACTAAAGCCCTACGTAATGCTGGATTGGTACCTTGTGTAATCTACGGAGGAGACGAGCCCATACATTTTTCAGCAGAAGAAAAAGCGTTCAAAGACTTAATCTACACACCAGATGCACACCTTGTGGTTATTGACCTAGGTAAGGACGGTAAATTCAACGCTATCGCACAAGACATGCAATGGCACCCAGTAAGAGAACTTTTGCTACATGCAGATTTCTACCAAATCTTTGATGACAAGCCAGTAACCATGGAAGTACCAGTGCGCAGCACAGGAACTGCTCGTGGTGTATTGAATGGTGGTGTACTGAGAAGAAACCTACGTAAATTACGTGTTAAGGCACTTCCAGGAAACCTTCCTGACTTTATCACGATGGACATCTCCAATATGAAGATAGGCCACAAAAAATATGTGCGTGACCTAAGAGTAGATGAGTATGAAATCATGCATGCCGACAATATCGTTGTATTGATGGTGAAAAACTCTAGAACTGCCGTCGCAGATACAGACGATGATGAAGACGTACCAGCAGATGAGGTACCAGCAACTGAAGTTAATGACGAGGCTGCTGTTAAGGAAGGAACTGACGAATAG
- a CDS encoding ribose-phosphate pyrophosphokinase has translation MPYSISEAKLFGCRQSMDLAKSIAQEYGAPLGQVNFTTFSDGEFQPSFEESIRGRRIFLIGSTHPSSDNLMELLLMIDGAKRASARHITAVIPYFGWARQDRKDKPRVPIGAKMIAKVLEAAGATRIITMDLHADQIQGFFEKPVDHLFASSLFIPYLKSLNLDNLTIASPDMGGSKRAYAYSKTLESDVVVCYKQRQKANVISHMELIGDVTGKNVVLVDDMVDTAGTLTKAADVMMERGAKSVRAICTHAILSGKAYERIEQSKLEELIVTDSIPLRQQSEKIRVLSCAGLFSGVMKSVQNNESISDNFIM, from the coding sequence ATGCCATATTCTATCTCTGAAGCAAAACTTTTTGGTTGTAGACAAAGCATGGATCTAGCAAAATCCATCGCTCAAGAGTATGGTGCTCCACTAGGTCAAGTAAACTTCACCACCTTTAGTGATGGTGAATTCCAACCTTCTTTTGAAGAATCCATAAGAGGTAGACGCATCTTTTTAATAGGCTCCACACATCCTAGTAGCGACAACTTGATGGAGTTACTGTTGATGATTGATGGTGCAAAAAGAGCCAGTGCAAGACACATTACGGCAGTCATTCCTTATTTTGGTTGGGCACGTCAGGACCGCAAGGATAAACCACGCGTCCCAATAGGTGCAAAAATGATTGCGAAAGTACTGGAAGCAGCTGGTGCGACACGCATCATTACCATGGATCTTCACGCAGATCAAATTCAGGGATTCTTTGAAAAACCGGTAGATCATTTATTTGCTTCTTCTCTATTCATACCTTATTTGAAAAGCTTAAATCTTGATAATCTTACCATCGCCTCACCTGATATGGGTGGTTCTAAAAGAGCTTATGCATATTCTAAAACATTAGAAAGCGATGTAGTGGTATGTTATAAACAGCGTCAAAAGGCAAATGTCATTTCCCATATGGAATTGATTGGTGATGTGACTGGTAAAAATGTGGTGTTAGTAGATGACATGGTCGATACGGCCGGCACACTTACTAAGGCAGCAGATGTAATGATGGAACGTGGTGCAAAGAGCGTTAGAGCTATTTGTACTCACGCGATACTTTCTGGTAAAGCCTATGAGCGCATTGAGCAATCAAAACTTGAAGAGCTTATCGTTACAGACTCTATTCCATTGAGACAACAAAGCGAAAAAATTAGAGTACTATCCTGTGCAGGCTTGTTCTCTGGCGTTATGAAGAGCGTCCAGAACAACGAGTCCATCAGCGATAATTTTATAATGTAA
- a CDS encoding site-specific integrase codes for MEKGYDKGYTFEIAIKMPDYTVPALYEAKKIVDGRKVASVDPGARWYVWFNYKGKRYAFKNGINKLKTVKDRRRVGKAMVAAYTIMLERGWNPDTKQNETESAPVLTLENALKLALSHKKSRVKDSTYKGYEHRLTKFIEYTDSKLISGLPVDQFTKKQFAAFLNQIASEGAGKTSVRNYQRSISALFSKLVQDYHIKENPAAGIKTPKGKPEKNTPFTAEEFKNVVDWFTVNEPYMLIPLRLIVFALLRPIETVRLRVRDCNGDQLKVETKTDSYATIRIIDKLKPTIDTIIKQSTHSSDFIITKDFKPGPYNASAQGRYGFFQRRFKVMKDALGFDHRYGWYSLRHSAIFALYTSFIKDGLTPREAVLKMLPITRHRDEESLSSYLRDIGAFLPPDYGSRFKFDL; via the coding sequence ATGGAAAAGGGTTACGATAAGGGTTACACATTTGAAATCGCTATTAAGATGCCAGATTACACCGTTCCTGCATTATATGAGGCTAAAAAGATTGTTGATGGTCGCAAGGTTGCATCAGTGGATCCAGGAGCGCGATGGTATGTGTGGTTTAACTATAAAGGCAAACGTTACGCATTCAAAAACGGCATCAATAAACTCAAAACGGTAAAAGATCGACGTAGGGTAGGAAAAGCTATGGTAGCAGCCTACACGATCATGCTAGAACGTGGTTGGAATCCAGACACCAAACAAAATGAGACTGAAAGCGCACCAGTTCTTACATTAGAAAATGCCTTAAAATTAGCGTTGTCACACAAGAAATCAAGGGTCAAGGATTCCACGTACAAAGGTTATGAACATCGACTAACAAAGTTTATTGAATACACCGACAGCAAATTGATATCAGGACTACCGGTAGATCAATTCACAAAAAAACAGTTTGCGGCGTTTCTTAACCAAATCGCAAGTGAAGGTGCTGGAAAAACTAGTGTGCGTAATTATCAACGCAGTATTAGTGCCTTATTTTCTAAACTCGTGCAAGATTATCACATTAAAGAGAATCCTGCAGCTGGTATAAAAACTCCCAAGGGCAAGCCAGAGAAAAACACACCTTTTACTGCCGAAGAATTTAAAAACGTAGTCGATTGGTTTACCGTTAATGAGCCATACATGCTCATTCCTTTAAGGTTGATCGTTTTTGCGTTGCTCAGGCCTATTGAGACGGTTCGATTGAGGGTGAGAGACTGCAACGGCGATCAATTAAAGGTCGAAACCAAAACAGATTCCTATGCGACTATACGCATAATTGACAAATTAAAACCCACTATTGATACTATTATCAAACAGTCCACACATTCCAGTGATTTTATAATTACGAAAGATTTTAAGCCAGGTCCTTATAACGCAAGCGCTCAAGGTCGCTACGGCTTTTTCCAGCGCCGTTTCAAGGTGATGAAGGATGCTCTAGGCTTTGATCATCGTTATGGCTGGTATTCCTTGAGGCATAGTGCTATTTTTGCGCTATACACCAGTTTCATTAAAGATGGCTTGACCCCACGCGAGGCTGTTTTAAAAATGCTTCCAATAACCAGACATAGGGATGAAGAATCCCTTTCCAGTTATTTGCGTGATATAGGAGCATTTCTACCACCAGA